TACATCCTATATACTTTATAGTACTAAATCAAATGGTATATATTCTCAACtttaaagagaagaaaagaagaaaaaaatatttttcaactgtTGATATCTAAATTTGTCCGCATAaaaacatattattattattattttcatttttttacaaaaataaaaaataaaagaattatataaaatattttattttaatatatttatttacattagtatccaaaaaaattataaaatataaaaattataaacagTAGACTAGCAACAGAACAAAATTAGAAACAGGTTGTTAGAAAGAATTTGGCAGCATGAAGATATTGAATAACAAGATTAGCCTAACTTATTAATAAGcagtctttaaaaatttttgcctCAATATAATGTGTGAGTAGTGGaagtttttgttttaatataatttttgttgataatttttttttataaaaaatactactaacaaatcaacataaaaaaataaaaatataggtaagaatccaaaaaaaattatttaaagagaGTAAAAAATCATATGAAAGAAACCAAAGAAGAGAGTTTACAGATTGTTATCATCAAAAcaaatttcaagaaaaaaaattactataaatTTTAGAACAAAAAATTCTATTACTAAAAAGTATTTCAAGGATCTAGTGTAATTTTATGGTATATTactcttatgtattttttttattttttttaaaaaaaaattaacaaatgcTTACAAGTATTCtagaatattttttctaattcttAATTTATGCTATGAAATTCTGTTATAATCTGCATGTGTTTTTAGATATATGTGAGAATATAAGATCATCTCCAGTAAAGAACTCATTTCAGTTTTTATTTATAGCTTAtttgtcataaaaaataactttatatCAGTTTTTGcgtcataaacagtaaataaaCGAAACTGAAAGCATGCATCTCTCTCTCCTCCATTAGGAGGAACTAAGTTTAGTTCTAATTATGgtcttatttaattaattaattaaagtaattaaaattaatgtagttactattttttacaataatattattaaaatttataaattcaaattataaataataaaaatatataatatataattcgaGATTaaagtaatttgtaaaattacttaatataaagaaaaatatagttAAACTCTATAGTTGATAAGTATTGTGAAATTGTCATATCTGTTCAATCAAGTCCTCTTTCAATTTTCGATGCTGCTGCTTATTCCGAAGTTGGGCATTGCTTTGGAGAAATTGATGATATGATACAAAATCTTTTGCTCCCAACTAAGGTTATGATACGTCATTTTCGACATCATCGTACTCTAAGTTTGACCAAAATTTTCTACATAAGTGTCTCTTTCATCCTCAAcaatcatattataaaatataatacaagCTCTCATGTTAAAGAGCGTGTTGGACCACATATAATTACAAAGTGTGCTTGCAACACTCCGAATGCTCGTTTCACGTCTTTTCTTTACCCTTCTTGATATTGTGCAAATAACTTGTATTTCTTCCCTTGTGGTTTTGATATTGATTTGACAAATGTGATCCACTTAGAATAAATACTATTTGCTAAATAGTATTCCATAGTGTAATTATTACCATTGAAGTGTAATTTACCTTCGGAGCACGGTCATTTAGAATATCATCAAACACTGGTGAACGATCTAACACGTTGATATCGCTATTTGAACCAGAAACTGCAAAGAATGCATGTCATATTTAAATGTCTAGAGATCCTACAACCTCAAGTACCATGATTGTAACCCACGATAACCATTCATGTACATACATTTCTATGCCTTTGGATAATTTTTTCATCACCAATGTATGCAGTCACTGCTACCTAACATGCCGGAAAAGCCATGACCCTCCACTATTTGTAGCAGGCGTCGTACATCATTCGAATTTGGTTTTCTCAAGTATTCATCCTCGAACACCGAAATGACACtttcaacaatttttttcaagCATTCAATTGTAGTGTTCTCGCCTATGCGTACATAATCATCAATAGCATCAGCTATTACGCCATATGCTAATATCCGTATTGCAGCAGTACATTTTTGCAGTGGTGATGATAAGCCTCTTCTCTCAGTTGCATCGACCCTCTATTAGAAATATGGATAGACATTTGAGAGGGTGTTTACTATTCAAAGAAACACGTGCCTTTTCATTCGAAACCTCcataaaaaatatcaagatTATACACCGGCTCATCtgtaaagtaatttttgaaaagatgatCATGTCCTACTTTTTTGATCTTTGTTGATCCATCTACGAGGATTTGGAAAAGAACTTCTctcaatattttcttcttctgaatcATTAAACAAATACTCATCGATCCAATTATTCATGAGTGTGTTATCTCACCTTCTTCTTTTATCGTACAAAGCCTCattaaatatattatcaaaattttttgtcatttcttgaatatattttttagtattcttTTGAGATGAAAAACTAGCTTTGAAATAGAGATTGTGATTATAAATGTTTGATAATTGATATTTATAAGTGTATCCGTAACAAA
This portion of the Arachis duranensis cultivar V14167 chromosome 6, aradu.V14167.gnm2.J7QH, whole genome shotgun sequence genome encodes:
- the LOC107494532 gene encoding uncharacterized protein LOC107494532, translated to MLINAWLNVSTDPIDGTGQKDETFWNRIHDYYVEFSAEMKMGIVACKKRWYKINKAVAQFSGCYDLASRNIRSGSNRVDATERRGLSSPLQKCTAAIRILAYGVIADAIDDYVRIGENTTIECLKKIVESVISVFEDEYLRKPNSNDVRRLLQIVEGHGFSGMLVSGSNSDINVLDRSPVFDDILNDRAPKQIVFILSGSHLSNQYQNHKGRNTSYLHNIKKGKEKT